One region of Leptidea sinapis chromosome 10, ilLepSina1.1, whole genome shotgun sequence genomic DNA includes:
- the LOC126966513 gene encoding islet cell autoantigen 1, protein MIVCAEKMMQHQYWVTKKTVLKKLGTKEDECIVASDAELDAKLELFQSISDSCLQLQRVLDQYQERLCILAQEENSLGKFLRDAGKDNDASGKHMISAGKAIAYSGQQRLSIRSPLLRLYHEVETFRCRAVKDMRATVSAMEKARIEYRAALSWMKSTSTQLDPDTGRGLDNFRKAQHQVRESKKAFDKLTLDVLQKIDLLAAARCNMFSHVLSTYQNSFLNFSQKVSQTLSTTIESMNAAPQYEFCILKSLAENDINKEENDEEPKDKDQMLFFQDEYKDEREGEKTSEDNLTNELAPVEPSTSSILIDTEHEENMIGDLAGLQLGGGDMPANFSFMPSQLLQDFSGNLKESPLQPINTNPINEGQNMTSHKLYKPMELPKKDDKAAWFKLFAELDPLANPDQLTGSNSNQSHAA, encoded by the exons atgataGTATGTGCTGAGAAAATGATGCAACATCAATATTGGGTCACCAAAAAGACCGTTTTGAAGAAATTGGGAACTAAAGAAGATGAATGCATCGTAGCTTCAGACGCCGAACTCGATGCAAAACTAGAATTGTTTCAATCAATATCGGATAGTTGTTTGCAATTGCAAAGGGTTTTAGATCAATATCAGGAACGATTATGCATATTAGCTCAAGAGGAGAATTCTCTGGGAAAATTTTTGCGCGATGCAGGTAAAGATAATGATGCATCCGGTAAACATATGATATCTGCTGGTAAAGCGATAGCCTATTCAGGGCAACAACGTTTGTCTATTAGAAGTCCATTGTTACGACTTTATCATGAAGTAGAAACATTCCGATGTCGTGCAGTAAAAGATATGAGAGCGACTGTCTCTGCCATGGAGAAAGCCCGTATTGAATATCGGGCTGCGCTAAGCTGGATGAAGTCCACTAGCACCCAGTTAGATCCTGATACTGGACGTggactagataattttcgaaaAGCCCAACATCAAGTTAGGGAAAGTAAGAAAGCTTTTGATAAACTAACGTTGGATGTTTTACAAAAG ATTGATTTGTTAGCTGCTGCTCGGTGTAACATGTTCTCCCATGTGTTATCAACTTACCAAAACTCTTTCCTGAATTTCTCACAAAAAGTTTCACAGACACTATCAACAACTATAGAGAGTATGAATGCTGCACCTCAGTATGAGTTTTGTATACTCAAAAGCTTGGCcgaaaatgatataaataaagaagaaaATGATGAGGAACCAAAAGATAAAGATCAAATGCTCTTCTTTCAG gATGAATATAAGGATGAAAGGGAAGGAGAAAAAACAAGTGAAGATAATTTAACAAATGAATTAGCACCTGTAGAACCATCAACATCAAGCATTCTTATTGATACTGAGCATGAAGAAAACATGATTGGCGATTTAGCCGGCTTGCAGTTGGGTGGGGGTGACATGCCTGCTAACTTTTCTTTTATGCCCTCTCAACTGTTGCAG GATTTTAGTGGCAACTTGAAAGAAAGTCCTTTGCAACCTATCAACACGAATCCCATAAATGAAGGACAAAACATGACATCCCATAAGCTGTACAAGCCAATGGAACTTCCTAAGAAGGATGATAAAGCAGCTTGGTTTAAGTTATTTGCTGAACTTGATCCACTGGCAAACCCTGATCAACTTACTGGATCTAATTCTAACCAAAGTCATGCCGCTTAG